GTGGACTCATTCTTTTCCTTTAACACACTTTGAAAAAAATTTGAGCCTGTGCTGATAGAAAAAATCATTTCAGGTGGACAAACGGGCGTTGATAGAGCTGCTTTAGATGTGGCGTTTTTGTTAGGAATTTCGTGCGGCGGATGGTGTCCAAAAAAACGATTGGCAGAAGATGGCATCATCGCGGTGCGGTATCCGCTGCAAGAAACACCGACTGAAAGCTATGCGCAACGAACTGAATGGAACGTGCTCACCAGCGATGGCACGCTGATTTTAACTTGTGGAAATCTTATCGGCGGAACGGCTTATACCGCTCAAATTGCAGAACTTACCGAAAAGCCATTGCTCATACTTGAGCTTTCGCAGAACAAAGAGAAAGCGATTTTTGCAGAATGGATTCGATCAAATAAAATCAAAACGTTGAACATTGCTGGCGCGCGAGAAAGTCAAGTAAGGGGGATTTACGAGACGGCTAAAAATTATTTGCTGGATTTACTAAACGTGTAATGCGTTGATCTGAAAGACATTACTTTTGTCTTCACAACTTTGAGAAACAGCTTCTGGCGAAACAACTTGTACGAACCATACCGAATTTTAGCTGGAATCGACACCATCGTGTAGCGATTCATGGAACGCGCAAAACTTGGCTCAAAGTAGCAATTGACCGTGCAACCGGCACAAAAATCGTAACGGCCTTGCCGTGCAATTTCCTTTTTCACCAAATCGGAATGGCGAAGTTCATAGAGCTTTCCGTCAATAGGAATTTGTTTTTGCGCAGCGTGATAACATGGAAGAATCATCTCGTTGTAAGGTGAAATCACGATCACTTCAGAAACAGCCTTGCAAACCGGCGCGGAAATATTATTTCCCCCATCTCTACGAAGTTTAATAAATGCTGAGTTTAAATACGTCCCGTGATGTCGCCTAGCAAATTTTAGCATGTAACGAAACATCGCATCCGTGCTTTCCGCCGAAAAAAACTCCCCGTATTCAAAAATAGGATTAATAATTAAGGCCAGTTTATTCGGACGGCAAATGGTTTCATACACCTCCGGCAATTCCTTGTAATTCGATTCCTGAACCGTAAATAAAATATCGGGTTGCTCGCCCAGCGATTTTGCAACCGCAATGCTTTCCAAAAGCTTTGAGAAGCAACTCACCCCACGAATTTCATCGTGCTTTTCAGGGACAATTGAATCCAATGAAAAATGTAAGAGGTCAACTTTACCCGTCAGCTTTGCGGCTTGTTTTGGATAAAGCAGCGTATTGGTTGTAATACTGGTAAAAAAACCAAGCTGTTTTGCAAAGGATAAAATTTCGGGCAGGTCTTTGTGCAAAAGCGGTTCTCCGCCGGTAAAATCGACAAACTGAACCCCAAGACGTTTTAAATCCGTTAGGTTTTGCTGAATATCAGGAAGTGATGCATAAATGCTTGGCTTCTTCCATATATCACAAAACTTGCACTCAGCATTACAACGATAGGTCAGATAGTAATTACACAGTAGTGGCATATCCTAACAACACAGTTCATAATTGATTCGCGCCAAAATAGCTATTTTTAGCCATAAAAAACCGGCCTAAGAAATCTTAAAAATTTCTTATCATTGAATTAGATTTCAAAATTGATCAGCCCAGTACAAAACCCTGACAACATCTCCTATCACCCTGGCTTTTGAATGTTAAATGAATTTAAAAAAATGCCTAACTCTAAAACAATTCTTATTATTGACGATGATCCTATTTCCCAACAGCTCTATGTGGCTGCCTTAACTGGGGTCAATTTATCGTTCCATTCTTGTAGCACTGCGGATGCTGGCTATCATGAACTTTGCCATGAAAATTACGATGCCGTTTTGCTTGATCTTATTTTACCTGGCGCTAACGGCACAGAACTACTACAAGCATTGAATAAAGAAAAAATAAAATATCCGCCGGTTATTCTCATCAGCGGAAATGGCCAAGAACGCTTGATCAAAGAATGTTTATCGCTGGGCGCGGCTGAATACCTGAGAAAACCGATTAGAACAAGCTTCTTACGGCTGCTTGTAAAAGAGGTGCTGAATATTCAAGACGCTTCCGACAAAACCCTTCCAGAAATCATGAAGCTACTTGAGAGGGATAAACGCTCGGCGAAAGTTTGGGTTAAAACAGAACTGGGCCAAGGCGTTCTTAGCTATGAAGCTGGACATTTATCTGCTGTGAAATATTTAGACCTCACCAAATCCGATGCAATGACAAAATTGTCTCAAACCGAGCCATTTAAAATCGAGCTGGAATATAAGTCCTAAAGCACATGAGAATCAATGGGAAAAATGACACGGAAAAAAATGAATGGCATTTAGGTAATGGCGGATGCTAAAAAGAAAAAAGTAGCGGATTGATTCGAATTATTAAATTTTTCGTATATTTCTCTTTCTTAAAAATTTACTGGAACTGAAAATTTTTGAAAAAAGATGGCTAAACAGCAAACCTTTGGTGATAAAGCGAAGAAGAAAAAAGAAACTGCAACGAAAACAATCAAGTTAGTTTATTCAACTCGCTCTGAGAAAACCGGTGGCTGGCGTTTTGCGGAAAAGTATGTGACCCTACCAAAGGATCAAGATGAAAACGCAGCTCTTGCCGAAGCGATGAAATAAGTTTTTCCTTAAGGCGCATTTTTGTGCCTTATTTTTTGTATTCTCAGAATTTGCAAATAACTTGCAATAAACCGTTAGAGTATCGTTTTATGATTTGGCTTTATTCGCTTTCTGGTGCACTGCTTGTTAGCTTAGTCTCGTTGGTTGGACTTGGCGCGCTCCTCATCAAACAGAAAACCTTAAGCCATATTACCTTTTTTTTATTGAGCTTAGCGGCGGGCGTACTTTTAGGCGATGCGTTTTTCCATTTATTTCCACACGCTCTTGAACATAGCCATTCGCTTCAAACTTCTGCGATTTTAACTGTTTCTGGCATTCTTCTATTTTTCTTCTTTGAAAAACTAATCCGCCGCTACGCTCACACGCACCATCAAACGCACTCATCCGACGATGAACATTTTGGAAACGCCTCAAGCCCCATTGCGCAAATGAGCATCATTGGCGATACGATTCATAATTTTATCGACGGGATGATTATCGGGGCAAGCTTTTTGATTTCGCCGGCGGTCGGCTGGGGCACGCTTATCGCCATTCTTGCACATGAACTTCCACAGGAATTTGGTGATATTGGCGCGCTCGTTTATGGCGGTTATTCCATCAAAAAAGCGGCTTTTATCAATTTTCTTTGCGCGCTCAGTGTTTTTCCAGGCGTCTTGCTCATCTTGGCTTTTGGTACATTTATCGAGAGAAGCGCAACCATCTTGCTGCCCTTTTCAGCAGGCAGTTTCATTTACATTGCGACGGGCAATATCATGCCTGAGCTCAACAAGGAAACCAGCACGAACAAGCAAATTATCCAGATCATTGGCATCGTGCTCGGACTTTGCTTTATGTATTTTATTGGACTTCTTGAAGAAGTGGAAAAAGTGCATGTTCATTAATTTTGCGCAAAACCACTACTGCTTCGGAATTCTGCCCAAAACATAAAAAATGTGATTCTTCGTATCTGGCCAGCGTTTTACAACTTGAAATGCTTGCAACTTTACCAAAACAGACTCGATTCGCTTTTCTTGACCTTCAAAATCGGTTCTTTTTTGCAATGCTTTTATACGAACCATCTTTGTTCTGGCAAGCTGCTTCCGCGCTTGAAGAGTTGCATTGTCCCACGAACTTGCTTCATAAAAATATTCCGGCGCCGCGCCAACTGCATAAAAAAAGCGTTCGTCCTTTGGTGGCGACTCGATCCACGAAGGCAAGCTGTTGCTAACCGTTTGCCTTGTTTTATAGAGTAACTCGTCTGACTTCGAATTTGCGGCCAGAACAGCAACCATTTTTTGAGAGTAGAATGTATCGATAGGAGAAAACTTGGCCGCATACAGGGAAATTAGAGAGGAGTCAAAGGTTTCACGAAAGTCAGTTGCGACCCAAAAAACGCCTGCTTCCGTAGCCCAAAAAGCATCATCAGCAACGATCTCCGCTTGATAAAATTTTGCGGCATTTGAAAGTGCTTTTTGAAACGCATGAGAAGCAGAGGAATTCTGATAAAAACTACAGTTTACATAACCACAAACTATGGCTTCCGAAAAACTTCCCGGATTTAAAAACCATTCTGGATAAATCACCATAGAAGTTTTTGCTTGATTTTCCGTCAAAGGCGCTTTGCCGCTCGAACAAGCAAAGCAAAGCACACAAAGCATAAGAATTCCCCCGATTCTCATCACAAACAGCGCCGTTAATTGCTCTGCTCTTTCTTAAATTCTTCGTACTGCTTGACTTCCTCTTCCAGCTCTTCAAAAGCTTTTGTCGCTCTGAAGCGTGTATACATTTGGTTGTTCTTTTTTACCTGCTCCATAAACGCTTCATTGGCCGCTCCGATCGGATATTCAACCAATACGTAAGCACGCCACATATTTCCATCCTTAACGCGCTTGACATATTTTACCTTACTGCCAGAAAGCGTTGTAGAAACAACCGTTTTTTCAGCTTGCGAAAACAGCTGCAAAAGCTGAGCGTCGCTGCCTGTTCCGGTTTCCTCAGTAAACTTCTTTTGAAGCGATTTTAGCTTGACTTCAAGTTGACGCCCAATTTCCGAACGAGCACCAGTCGAGGCTTTATCCACAGCAAGCTGAAAGTCTTGCGAGACTTGTGTATTCGGGGAATAAAGATAGTTTGGATCGTTTGGAACATTTACGTACCAATCAGGAATATCACCTGTCTCGGCTGATTGCATAGACTGATTTGAACCACCGCAGCCCGTTGCAATAAGCGCAATAAACAACAGCATCAAGATGGAATTCCGCATTTGTCCTCCAATTTTTTAGTTCTGTAAATATTACAATGCTTAGATGCTTGGATGATAAAAAAGGCTGAATCGCTTTTTAGAGTTCAAATTTAACGAAAGCCCTAAGATTTGCAAGTGCTTTTTCGTTGCCTATTTATAGCGCAGGCGCTTCTTTCAAAGAGAATTACCAATGGTGATTTCCCCTGCCTCGCGCTTTTTCAGAAAAATTTTGTTAAAAAAATTCTCTTCCTTTTAAACCCGACTTTAACCCATCGTGTCTATTAAAACGAGCATCAGATAAATCAGAAATCGTTTATAAACTAAACTTAGTTATCGTCATGAAACCGAAACACTTTTTCTTCGCGCTACTCTCCGCCGCTTTAATTTCAACAAGCGCATTTGCGCAACCAGGCCCTGGAATGGGACGCGGCATGAATATGAAACCCGGCGCAACTCAAACAATCAACCAGCAAGCACCACTAACCGATGAGCAAATCGAAGAGCAAATGATTGCCAACATGACACAGCGCCGTGTGGAAATGGTTAAGACAATGAAAGAAAGACTCAACCTAACTGACTCTCAAGCGTCAAAGATCGAGAATTTGATGAAGAAGCAAGATGACAAGCGGATTGAGAATTTCAAAAAGATGAAAGCCCTTCGCGATGAGCAAATGATTCAACGCCAAGAAACAGAATTGAACATTTTAAGCACGCTGAGCGACGAGCAGAAAAAAGGGTATGCCGTTTTGAGAGGCAGAGGAGGCGTTATGGGTAACATGGGTAGAAGAGGCAATGGCCCATGCGGCAATATGCAAATGCCGCCGATGCCAGCTCCTGATGCACCACAGGAAAACCAAGAAGATGGAAACTAATCTTCTCGCAAGTTGCTGATTTTCAAAAGGCTGCTCCTCTGAAGCAGCCTTTTTTATTTTCATTTTTTCACTTCTTCCGGCGTGACATAAATTTTTCCGCCCGCCTCTTTAAACTCTTTCGCTTTTTTCTGCAAACCGTATTCCAACGCGCTCTTTTCGTCGATGGCCTGTTTGTTTGCAAAATCGCGAACTTCCTGCGTGATTTTCATCGAGCAGAACTTCGGGCCACACATGGAGCAAAAATGCGTGACCTCGTCCGGTCGTTTCACCAATGTTTTCTCATGGAAATCCTTCGCTTTTTCCGGGTCAAGCGAAAGGTTGAATTGGTCTTGCCAATTGAATTTGAAACGAGCTTGACTGAGAATATTATCGCGGAATTGCGCTCCGGGATGGCCTTTTCCCAAATCTGCCGCGTGCGCCGCAATTTTGTAAGCAATCACGCCTTCGCGAACATCTTCCTTGTTCGGCAAGCCGAGATGCTCTTTCGGCGTCACATAGCACAGCATCGCGCAGCCGTACCAGCCGATATTTGCCGCGCCAATGGCCGAAGTGATGTGGTCGTAGCCGGGCGCGATGTCCGTCGTGAGCGGGCCTAAAGTGTAGAACGGCGCTTCGTAGCATTCTTCAAGCTCTTTTTCGACATTTTCCTTAATAAGGTGAATCGGAATATGACCAGGCCCTTCAATCATGACTTGAACGTCGTGCTGCCACGCAACATTCGTGAGTTCGCCGAGCGTGCGAAGTTCGCTGAACTGCGCATGGTCGTTCGCGTCGGCAAGCGAGCCGGGACGCAGGCCGTCACCGAGCGAGACGCCGACATCGTAAGCTTTTAGAATTTCACAGATTTCGTCGAAATGCGTGTAAAGGAAATTTTCCTGATGATGCGACAAGCACCATTTAGCGAGAATTGAACCGCCTCGCGAAACAATGCCGGTGGTGCGTTTCGCCGTCAGTTGAATGTAGCGCAACAGCACGCCCGCGTGAATCGTGAAATAATCCACGCCTTGCTCGGCCTGCTCGATAAGCGTGTCTCGATAAATTTCCCAAGTCAAATCCTCGGCAACGCCATCCACTTTTTCCAGCGCCTGATAAATCGGCACGGTGCCAACAGGAACAGGCGAGTTGCGCACAATCCATTCGCGCGTCTGATGAATATGCTCGCCGGTGCTTAAATCCATAATCGTGTCCGCGCCCCAACGACACGCCCAAACTGCTTTCTCCACTTCCTCCGCAATGCCCGAACGCACCGCCGAGTTGCCGATATTCGCGTTGATTTTTACCAAAAAATTTCTGCCGATAATCATCGGTTCGGCTTCGGGATGGTTGATATTGGCAGGAATAATCGCGCGGCCTTTTGCGATTTCGTCGCGCACAAATTCCGGCGTAATCGCGCCCTTTCTCAATGCGGCGCCCCAATTCATGCCGGCGTGTTGCTTGCATAAATCTTTCCATTCCTCGTAACGCTGATTTTCGCGAATGGCAACGTATTCCATTTCGGGCGTAACGATGCCTTTTTTCGCGTAGTGCATCTGCGTGACGATTTTTCCCGTTGTCGCTTTGCGCGGTTTCGGCTCGTTCGGGAAGCGCAATTCAGGCTCAATCGTGCCGTTTGCCTGCTGCGATTGCGCAAATTTTGAACTCACTTCGGAAAGTTCCTCCGTATCGTTGCGCTCTAAAATCCATTGCTTGCGAATCGGTTCAAGGCCTTTTTTAATATCAATTTCTATGTTCGGGTCGGTGTAGGCGCCGCTGGTGTCATAGACCGTCACGCTGGAGACGCTCTTTCCCTCCACTTTGTATTCACCGGACAGAGAAATCTCGCGCATTGCGACGGAAACCGGATGGATTTTTCCCTTGACATATATTTTCTTTGATGCCGGAAAAGGCGTAGTGCTAATTTCCGGCTTGACGGTTTGGCTACTCATGTTCACTACTCAGTTAAAATTATCTTACAAAGATGTTCTTTTTCGCAGTATAGCAAAAATGAAAATTATTTATATCTGTCGCCCCGAGCGGAGACGGCAGGCGCATAAATGCAAGGCGTCCTTCTTCGCTACCGATGACAAAAACGAACCGCGTCATTCTGAGCCTCTTGGCGAAGAACCCAACGCTACCGGACACATGGATGATTCGCCGAAGCCGGCTCAGCATGACAACGCGCCGATGGCCATTCAAACATTTAACTTTTTCCGAATCGGAAAAATCACCCGCTCATGACAGCAAGAATTATATACAAATAATGCTGCGATTGGCTATATAACGACTACAAAACAAAAAAAATCGCGTGCGAACGATCAGTTTTCGGTTTAAAAATGGTATCAAAAGCGTGGTAGTTCCAGAATTCGCTCGGAAGAGATGCCGGCAGTGTTTTTGTGGGAAAAAGAAAACAAACGGCATTTCATCGCATCCTTGCGTCAGAATTACCTGCATCAAGTTAAACGGGTCTAATCTCAGCCACGCCAGAGGGGCGCAGCACCCCGGATGAAATCTGTTGAATATAACTTCTTTTCCGGCGCAAAAAAACCGAATGAGAAAATTAATCCGGTAACTCAAATTAGGCATTGAGAAGGCGAATCGATTATGTAAATTACGCCGTTTTTTTTAACACAAGGAAATAACTATGGATTATGAAGAAAGCGCTTTATTACGTCAATCTTGTTAGGCTCTCGCTGTTCCAAATGGGATTTGGTATCATGCTTGGTTTTCTGCATGATACACTCAATCGGGTGATGACTTCCGACCTTGGCATTTCATCGACCATCGTTTTCGGATTAATCAGTTTAAAAGAACTGCTCGCTGTTTTCGGCGTGAAAGTTTGGGCGGGAAACCTGTCCGATAGAACCAGTATCATGGGATTTCGTCGGACGCCGTTTATTTTGTTGGGCCTATTTGCCTGCGTCGTTTCTTTCGTTTTGGCGCCGGAAATTGCCTATCAAGTTACGGTCAAAAATGCTGGTTTTCCCGACATTATTTTTAAGGCACTCTCCGATTTTGCCTTGCTCAAGCTCGTCCTGATTTTTATGACTTTTGGCTTCGGGTTGCAAGTCGCCACCACCACATACTACGCGCTCATCGCCGATTATGTCGGGGATAAAAATATCGGCAAAGTCACCTCGACAAGTTGGACGTTGATGGTGCTTACCACGATTGTTTCGGCAAGGGTTGTCGGCTCTTACCTTGACGAATATAGCGTCGATCGCCTCACAAATGTCGCGCAAATCGGCGGGCTCATCGGACTGACCCTTTCGCTGGTTGCCGTCATCGGTGTCGAAAAACGCTTCTCGGATGCGATGAAAAAAACGGAAGAAGCTGTGCTTTCCTTCAAACAATCGTTGCAGCTTTTAACCACTTCGCCAAACACCTTGCTGTTTGCGTTCTACATTTTCCTTTCCATTTTCGCCTTGTTCGCCAACGAAATCGTCATGGAACCGTTCGGCGCAGACGTGTTCGGAATGCCGGTCGGCCAAACCACGAAACTTTTCCGACCGACGATGGGCGGCATGCAGCTTATTTTTATGCTCATTGTGGGCTTTATGATGAATAAAATCGGCAGCAAACGCGCAATTTACATCGGCAATACATTTTGCACGATCGGCTTCGGATTGGTGATTTTCTCCGGCATGATGCTAGACGAAACGATGTTGCGCATTGCGCTTGTGATTGTCGGCATCGGCCTCGGTGCCTCGAGCATTTCAAACATCACCATGATGATGACCATGACCGCCGGTCGCAGCGGCATCTACATCGGTCTTTGGGGAACAGCGCAAAGTTTGGCCATGTTTCTGGGGCATTTCGGCGCGGGCATCGTCCGCGATGTCGTCATGAGCTTT
Above is a window of Chloroherpeton thalassium ATCC 35110 DNA encoding:
- a CDS encoding putative molybdenum carrier protein; amino-acid sequence: MLIEKIISGGQTGVDRAALDVAFLLGISCGGWCPKKRLAEDGIIAVRYPLQETPTESYAQRTEWNVLTSDGTLILTCGNLIGGTAYTAQIAELTEKPLLILELSQNKEKAIFAEWIRSNKIKTLNIAGARESQVRGIYETAKNYLLDLLNV
- a CDS encoding radical SAM protein, with the translated sequence MPLLCNYYLTYRCNAECKFCDIWKKPSIYASLPDIQQNLTDLKRLGVQFVDFTGGEPLLHKDLPEILSFAKQLGFFTSITTNTLLYPKQAAKLTGKVDLLHFSLDSIVPEKHDEIRGVSCFSKLLESIAVAKSLGEQPDILFTVQESNYKELPEVYETICRPNKLALIINPIFEYGEFFSAESTDAMFRYMLKFARRHHGTYLNSAFIKLRRDGGNNISAPVCKAVSEVIVISPYNEMILPCYHAAQKQIPIDGKLYELRHSDLVKKEIARQGRYDFCAGCTVNCYFEPSFARSMNRYTMVSIPAKIRYGSYKLFRQKLFLKVVKTKVMSFRSTHYTFSKSSK
- a CDS encoding response regulator, encoding MPNSKTILIIDDDPISQQLYVAALTGVNLSFHSCSTADAGYHELCHENYDAVLLDLILPGANGTELLQALNKEKIKYPPVILISGNGQERLIKECLSLGAAEYLRKPIRTSFLRLLVKEVLNIQDASDKTLPEIMKLLERDKRSAKVWVKTELGQGVLSYEAGHLSAVKYLDLTKSDAMTKLSQTEPFKIELEYKS
- a CDS encoding ZIP family metal transporter, with protein sequence MIWLYSLSGALLVSLVSLVGLGALLIKQKTLSHITFFLLSLAAGVLLGDAFFHLFPHALEHSHSLQTSAILTVSGILLFFFFEKLIRRYAHTHHQTHSSDDEHFGNASSPIAQMSIIGDTIHNFIDGMIIGASFLISPAVGWGTLIAILAHELPQEFGDIGALVYGGYSIKKAAFINFLCALSVFPGVLLILAFGTFIERSATILLPFSAGSFIYIATGNIMPELNKETSTNKQIIQIIGIVLGLCFMYFIGLLEEVEKVHVH
- a CDS encoding LPP20 family lipoprotein, with translation MLCVLCFACSSGKAPLTENQAKTSMVIYPEWFLNPGSFSEAIVCGYVNCSFYQNSSASHAFQKALSNAAKFYQAEIVADDAFWATEAGVFWVATDFRETFDSSLISLYAAKFSPIDTFYSQKMVAVLAANSKSDELLYKTRQTVSNSLPSWIESPPKDERFFYAVGAAPEYFYEASSWDNATLQARKQLARTKMVRIKALQKRTDFEGQEKRIESVLVKLQAFQVVKRWPDTKNHIFYVLGRIPKQ
- a CDS encoding Spy/CpxP family protein refolding chaperone codes for the protein MKPKHFFFALLSAALISTSAFAQPGPGMGRGMNMKPGATQTINQQAPLTDEQIEEQMIANMTQRRVEMVKTMKERLNLTDSQASKIENLMKKQDDKRIENFKKMKALRDEQMIQRQETELNILSTLSDEQKKGYAVLRGRGGVMGNMGRRGNGPCGNMQMPPMPAPDAPQENQEDGN
- the thiC gene encoding phosphomethylpyrimidine synthase ThiC; this translates as MSSQTVKPEISTTPFPASKKIYVKGKIHPVSVAMREISLSGEYKVEGKSVSSVTVYDTSGAYTDPNIEIDIKKGLEPIRKQWILERNDTEELSEVSSKFAQSQQANGTIEPELRFPNEPKPRKATTGKIVTQMHYAKKGIVTPEMEYVAIRENQRYEEWKDLCKQHAGMNWGAALRKGAITPEFVRDEIAKGRAIIPANINHPEAEPMIIGRNFLVKINANIGNSAVRSGIAEEVEKAVWACRWGADTIMDLSTGEHIHQTREWIVRNSPVPVGTVPIYQALEKVDGVAEDLTWEIYRDTLIEQAEQGVDYFTIHAGVLLRYIQLTAKRTTGIVSRGGSILAKWCLSHHQENFLYTHFDEICEILKAYDVGVSLGDGLRPGSLADANDHAQFSELRTLGELTNVAWQHDVQVMIEGPGHIPIHLIKENVEKELEECYEAPFYTLGPLTTDIAPGYDHITSAIGAANIGWYGCAMLCYVTPKEHLGLPNKEDVREGVIAYKIAAHAADLGKGHPGAQFRDNILSQARFKFNWQDQFNLSLDPEKAKDFHEKTLVKRPDEVTHFCSMCGPKFCSMKITQEVRDFANKQAIDEKSALEYGLQKKAKEFKEAGGKIYVTPEEVKK
- a CDS encoding BCD family MFS transporter; this translates as MKKALYYVNLVRLSLFQMGFGIMLGFLHDTLNRVMTSDLGISSTIVFGLISLKELLAVFGVKVWAGNLSDRTSIMGFRRTPFILLGLFACVVSFVLAPEIAYQVTVKNAGFPDIIFKALSDFALLKLVLIFMTFGFGLQVATTTYYALIADYVGDKNIGKVTSTSWTLMVLTTIVSARVVGSYLDEYSVDRLTNVAQIGGLIGLTLSLVAVIGVEKRFSDAMKKTEEAVLSFKQSLQLLTTSPNTLLFAFYIFLSIFALFANEIVMEPFGADVFGMPVGQTTKLFRPTMGGMQLIFMLIVGFMMNKIGSKRAIYIGNTFCTIGFGLVIFSGMMLDETMLRIALVIVGIGLGASSISNITMMMTMTAGRSGIYIGLWGTAQSLAMFLGHFGAGIVRDVVMSFTGEYMSAYTVIFGMEMLAFTTATIVLPKISKQDFESESKVKIEELLAASGVD